The sequence atgaaaatacttgACATTGGTTGTACTGTCCCTGACAGAAACAGTCGAAAACTGTCAAAAGGAGGGAAATAAGTCCTTCTGAGCAGCttaaagaagagaaagattgCCAAGTTAGGTCTCCTTAAATTCCGTAAGGAAAAGGAAGTCAAATCAGTACCCCTGGGGCACAGTTGCTGACTAAAGAATATTTTCATCTGAGATAGAAGAAGTGCTTGCAAACACGTGAAACAAGTGGCCAACCAGCAAAGTAAGTGCTGTCACCTTCCatttaaatattcattcaCTCATTCATTGTCCAAACAGCTAATATGTCAAAATATATTaaagagagaaacaaaaataggTCAATGAGATTAACTCTGGAATgagtttttgacttttttaatcCCATGGAAGGGCGACGGCCTTCAgtaaaacaacagtcagggAGTTCTTGGACAATCTGGCTCATCCAGTTCACTCTAACTTCATTAAACACCCAAGAAACTTATTCTTAAGGAGATTTTATTATGATTGTTTtgtgtcagttttttttttttttttttctattttgagaATAAAATCTCAATCCGCAGAGTCACACAAAGCGTCTAgaccagaggcgtagccaggaatttttccagtaggggcgcacgcccacaggaaaaaaaatcgaacatcacccacgccgttcgctgatcgctaaaacaacgtccgggaggcaaacggtgaatggataacatcgcgcacatagaatagcgcaagcacattcgcgcaagaccgaaagaaaaaaactgcatgaaaatgaagaatcgaaaaagctcgatttcttttctttttttttttttttttctttcttttcaaccggggcgcagggagtcctaaccggggcgccgccccggctcgccccggcttggctacgcctctggtctagacaaaaaacattcttCACGTGGATTTCTTGTCTGTTGCTGGTTTTCTCAGGTGTGTGCCTAGGGATTGGCACATAATAGAACCAGAACAGGTGCAGAATAGAATTTGAATCTATTGAATGCAATTGAACAGCCACCACACCCACACtctcccacacacacccatGCTGGACCAAGTCAAGGTGACATTGTTATGGGCTGGTTGCCAGTTTAACATGGTTTTAATGCATTGGTTTCAATAATCGTTAATACTGGctgtatatatattcttttttattttattttcgtATTTATTTTGAGGTGATGTCTAAGCAATAATATGAGGGGCTGCTTTCAGAGTTGAGTGAAGGAGCGGCCTCTGAAGTTAATTACGTCCAATTAACTTTGTTCTTCTACTTTCTGGAAAGTAATGGTGTGTCCTTAACAACGACAATAATAAGAGTATGTATACATGGGCATGTTCTAGAAATAGCTCACCGGTAATCGGACATTGTGACTTGCTAAGAAGAAGAATGTtaaggattgtttttttttttccttctttcttttcttcaatttAACAAGTTACTCAGTTCTTAACATGCAATCTAGATATTCtggttttaaaacaaatggataaaaaaaatttgactaTTTAAAAGGACGTTTTAGTGCTGCAATTTTAATGCCGTGATACTGCAATATGTTTGCCTAGGATTATCATACCTCCAGACAGAAGGGAGGATGAAGGGAACAGACAGACCAACTCGCAGCTAGGAACCGAACCGAAACTAACAGAAACAGGAGATGCGTCTAAAACAGACACGTGAACAATCTGACAAAGAAGTGAGTAACatgcagacaggacttaaatacgtgacaggtaacaagaggcaggtgactgtggtTAGTACATAGCTTGTGAGtagacacaggaggggaggggcgagtacacagagacgcagacagaaaccatggcaacataGACACACGGAAATAAATGAAGACGGGTCGTGACATTAATATTATATCAAAGCAGGGACTCCAATCaaactaataaaaataaatgttttcacacTTTTCGTTGTAAAGTCACTcttgtttattcattgtttgtgccttcttgtttttatttttttgtgttgtttacttgtatgtatattgtgtactatgtcttgtcaccgtgggatagtgggaacgtaatttcgatttctttgtgtgtcttggcacgtgaagaaattgacaataaagcagactttgactttgaaatggtttattttcatctttgcttatattcagttgaaATGAAAACCATTCAATTTATTTCTAAATTACTAGTTGGGGCTGTCGCACTTTTCAGAGTTGCGGCAAACATACCGTAGAAAACAAACACCCCATTTTGTTTTAGGTCCAGAAATAGGTTTAATAATCATTAACTCAGTCATATACATAAAACCAACTAATccacttttcatttgtttaaatACTTAAAAACATTGTTAAATTTGAAACTGGCAATAGAGTACAAAGTACACAATAATTTAGGTtgttagcacatccgcctcacagttaggagggtgcgggttcgattccacctccggccctccctgtgtggagtttgcatgttctccccgagcCCGTTTGGGtcttctccgggcactccggtttcctcccacatcccagaAACATGCTTtttaggccaattgagcactccaaaatTGTCCCttggtgtgagtgcgagtgcgaatagctgtttgtctctgtgtgccctgcgattggctggcaaccagttcagggtgtcccccgcctactgcctgatgactgctgggataggctccagcacacccgcgacccccgtggggactaagcgttTCAAATAATGAATGGATGTTATTCAGGAGCTGTTTTGAAAAGAGAGCGACTTCTTATATGAAGACAACTGGTGTCTCCAAAAACACAAGACAAGAATGTACGGGGCAATTTTCAAGTAAAGTGCAGTATTTACAAACACATATAATCCTTTAAGAAGCTTCACGGTCGTATATAAGTGGAAGAGTCGAACTTATTTAGTTAAATTTTTATCTTATGCACAATTGCAAAACACTCTGTAGTGTAACACGGCGGAAGTTGAAGCGCAACTCGTGCGCTtcactgttttgtttacactGACTTTTCATAACAACAGATAAGTACATTTATATATAAGCAGCGTTACTGAATAAATGATAAGGCGCATATATGAGACATACATTTGATCACAAACATAAATAGATGGCtttctcattttaaaacacGCTTCACAAAAGCAATGTGAACACAACAGCGGCGATCATGGTGGTGAATGAGAGCGTCTGTACGTTGGCGCCGTTTATAAAAAACGCAGCCTTGGCCAACGACGCGTCTGCCGTTCGCACTGCGATATTTGCCGACGAGGCCGTCGCTGACGCCAGAGCCCGCATGGTGTCCGTCTCGGTGTTGAGGCGACGGCCCGGCGCGGTTACTAACACAGCCAACGCTGCCGCTTGTTTGGTTAAGTCAGTGCACACCTGCCCTGTGGACCCCACAGACAGGATGGCCAGCGGATCCAGAATAATCTCCGTGCATGGCTGCGAAGTACCAGTCACCGTGTCTTGCACCCTCCTTGTAAACATCCTCCACTCATTGTCGATTTCTCTGGCCTCTCGGTTGGCTTCTGTAATCGTTTGCGTCGTTGCTTGACCAGAGGCGACAGTTTGTGCGGCTCTTGTCGCCCTGGACGCTATTTCAGCCGCCTCCATTGCCAGGCGAGCCAACTGCACTTCCAGGTCGGAGCCATTTTGCGATACGGCCAGGGCCGCATCGGCTGCGTTATTGGCTGCGAGAGATGCCGCAAGTCCGGCGTTCACTGTCGAGTTCAGGGTAACTTCACTGTTACTCAGTGAGGTGGCAGAGCTGGCCGCTTCCCGTGCGGCGGTTAATGCATCTTCGGCTGCCGACGCTGCCCCTGctccgcccgccgccgccgagctCGTTGCGGTTATAGCTGCAGCCGAAGCTACGAAGCCGACCACTAACGAGTCTTGTGCCAGGCTCAGCGTTGTTCTGTTCATGAGGTTTTGCATCAGGTCTATCCCTGTCCGTGTTGTTGTGCTCGCAGATCTTACTAAGCTTCTCGCGTCCTCAAAAGTCTCTGTGGCTCCTGCAACGATGCCTGTAGCTTCTGCCAGCAAGGCGACTTGCTCCGCATCAGCAATTGCTTCAAACATTTCAGGTGTCAGCATGGATGACAACTGACTTCCGAAAAGTTCTGCGGCCCTTCTGGATGTCATCACGAATTCTGCCGAGGTGTCGGAAAATGTATCTGGGCTCGCCGTCGCCACTTGTCTGGCCACCGTCGCCGCGTCGAGGGACACCCTTGCCGCCTCGAGCGAGAACCTTTCCGCTTCAAGACTTCCAGACGACGCAGCTGCTTCTGCTGCGTTGGCCACCGCTTCTGCCGCgtctgctgctcttgctgcggCATCTCTTGCCTCCAGTGGTTCTGCCTCTCCATTTGCAACTAATATAGCCGCACGATTTGCTGCCTCTGCACTGTCAAAGGCGCCGTCGATGAGATCGTTTAGATCCGTTCCAGTATTTGCCCCAACAACTGTCGCCGCCGAAGCTGCGAGGGACGCTGCTGTTGCCGCCAGGGAGGCTTCTCTTGACGCTTGGACGGCGTCCGACGGTGTTTCCGCAGCCTGTGCAGCCGCAACTGCGTCCTGTGctgcattttgtatttgcagGACAGCTAGTTCACTAGCTAACTCAGCTTGTATATTTCTGTCATTTGATGCCGTCGATTGTTGGGCTGTGTCGAGTGCACGTCGAGCTTCAGCCGCTGTTTGTTCCACCAACAAAGTTGAGCTTGCAGCTTCCTCTATAGCTTGTCTTACGCTGGCCTCTACATCTGCTGGTAGCTCGGCTGAATTGAGTATAGCTCGTAGTTCTTGCGCTGCCATCTCAGCCTCTTGGTTTGCCTTTCTTGCATCATCTATTAGAGTTGCCATATTTTCTGCAGTGAGTCCAGAAGACAAATCGCTCGCTCCGACGGCAGTTGTCATTGCAGCTCTTCTTGCTATGgttgctgctttttttgctGCTTCGGCGAGTTGTAGTGCAAATGGTACCAAGTCCTCGTTCGCCTGAAGCGCTGCTTCATGCGCTCTGGTTGCAGCAATTTCAGATGAGTCTGCTGCAttatctgctgctgctgctgctgcagctgcatTTATTGTGCCAAGAGAAAATGAAGATGCAGCATTGGCTGCCTGTTCCGCAGCAAATGACGATGCTTGTGCAGCTTCTTCTGCTGGTACGAAGCCCCCTGATACTGCAGCTGCCACTGCTGCGGCTAAGCTCCCCAGTGATGCTGCTGTTGATGCAGCAATAGTAGATGATGCCACGGCTGTCTCCGCTGATCTTCGGATTGCAACTTCGGAAGAACCTGGGCTGTCAGtgcttagcgtgctatcgctggacagggtgctatcgctggaaagggtgctatcgctagagagggtgctgtcactggaaagggtgctatcgctagagagggtgctatcgctagagagggtgctgtcactgcttaacgtgctgtcgctggaaagagtgctgtcactgcttagcgtgctatcgCTGGACaaggtgctatcgctagagagggtgctatcgcttgaaagggtgctatcgctagatagggtgctgtcactgcttagcgtgctatcgctagacagggtgctatcgctagagagggtgctatcgcttgaaagggtgctgtcactgcttagcgtgctatcactggacagggtgctatcgctagagagggtgctgtcactgcttagcgtgctgtcactggacagggtgctatcgctagagagggtgctatcgcttgaaagggtgctgtcactgcttagcgtgctg is a genomic window of Syngnathus acus chromosome 15, fSynAcu1.2, whole genome shotgun sequence containing:
- the LOC119134643 gene encoding major cell-surface adhesin PAc-like encodes the protein MTTAVGASDLSSGLTAENMATLIDDARKANQEAEMAAQELRAILNSAELPADVEASVRQAIEEAASSTLLVEQTAAEARRALDTAQQSTASNDRNIQAELASELAVLQIQNAAQDAVAAAQAAETPSDAVQASREASLAATAASLAASAATVVGANTGTDLNDLIDGAFDSAEAANRAAILVANGEAEPLEARDAAARAADAAEAVANAAEAAASSGSLEAERFSLEAARVSLDAATVARQVATASPDTFSDTSAEFVMTSRRAAELFGSQLSSMLTPEMFEAIADAEQVALLAEATGIVAGATETFEDARSLVRSASTTTRTGIDLMQNLMNRTTLSLAQDSLVVGFVASAAAITATSSAAAGGAGAASAAEDALTAAREAASSATSLSNSEVTLNSTVNAGLAASLAANNAADAALAVSQNGSDLEVQLARLAMEAAEIASRATRAAQTVASGQATTQTITEANREAREIDNEWRMFTRRVQDTVTGTSQPCTEIILDPLAILSVGSTGQVCTDLTKQAAALAVLVTAPGRRLNTETDTMRALASATASSANIAVRTADASLAKAAFFINGANVQTLSFTTMIAAVVFTLLL